ACATCTTGGTTCTCCCCTACTGTGTGCAGTTCTGGGTCCTGAATGTCAGTAGTATTATTAGACCATATGCCAACTACGTGAGCCAGTGCCGAGCatcatttttcttgattttcttcttacctAATTTCACAAACACATCACTGAACAATTTCAAGGGGCCTAGCAGGAGCCAGGCAGGGCTGAATATGGGCCAGAGATGAGTAAGAGCCAATCTTCCGTTCTCAAGCTtacattctagggaaaaaaaagagagggccGCCCCCTGCACACATTCTAAAGAGACTGCACTCACCCTCATGAGATCACATCTAAAATCAAAACTCCAATCAAGACATTTGTGCCTGCACAAATTCAAAACGTCTGTTTCCATCTGCCTTAGCAGTTTCAAAACATTCCTTTTCAGGTAAGATACAGAATCGGAACCAAAAGGTAATCCAGTATGCCACTATTTCCACATTTGGTGCAGAGTGCCTCGTCTACCCAGAATGTGACACAGAGAAGGGAGCAGACAGCACACGTAAGCGGGCTACACTGGTGCTGTAGGACCCAAGTGTGGGTCTCCTTTGTGCCATCCGGTCCTAGGTATGCCTCCTCTGCCTCATGTAACCCAACACACTGATTCCAAAACAGAAATGTTCATCAcatagaaacagaaccaaaaattGGAAACCACCTAAACATTCAACAGGAAAACAGCTAAATAAACTATGTAGCtagtaaatgttttttaaaaatattaatgatatgGAAAATATTCATGATTTGTTAggtaaaaagcaagacccaaaatTCTGAGATCAAACtgacttaaaaattataatgtacaCCTGTATATCTGaattatattcatatttacaACCCAGAAGCACAGGTACCTCTGTTAAGACTTcggcagatttctttttttaagatttatgggggttttggggggtttcttttaaaagatttgagagagcgagcacatgagtgggggggagcagagggagacgcagactccccgctgagcagggagccagatgtggggctagatcccaggaccccgggatcgtgacctgagccaaaggcagacacttaactgactgagccacctaggtgccccaagacctgggtgactcagtcagttaagcggctgccttcagctcaggtcaaaaTCCTGGGGTCCttgaatcgagccccacatcaggctccctgctcagcagggagtctgcctgagatcctctctccctctccctctgcccctcaccccactcattctctctctctcaagtaaataaaatctttttttaaaaaataagatttatcatggaaggagccgagatgcccttcaacagatgactggattaagaagatgtggtccatatacacaatggaatattactcagctatcaaaaagaacgatttctcaacatttgctgcaacatggatggcactggaggagataatgctaagtgaaataagtcaagcagagaaagacaattatcatatgatttctctcatctatggaacataagaactaggaagatcggtaggagaagaaagggataaaggaagggggggtaatcagaagggggaatgaagcatgagagactatggactatgagaaacaaactgagggcttcagaggggaggcgggtgggggaatgggataggctggtgatgagtagtaaggagggcacgtattgcatggtgcactgggtgttatacacaactaatgaatcatcgaactttacatcaaaaaccagggatgtactgtatggtgactaacataatataataaaaaatattattataaaaaaaataagatttatgttttttaagtaatctccacacccaacatggggttcaaattcacaaccccgagatcaagaatcagatgctccaccaactgagccagtcaggcaccccactGGCAGCATTTTTAATCAATGTATGATGTGATGCTCCAAAAGTCAAAGGTACTTGATTGCAGCACGGGGCGTGGAATGCAAAGACTGTGCCATCAGAAAAGCCCAAGAACCCTAGATCCACTAAGCGGGTAGGAGCTTCCTAATAGGGGAACCTTCAACAGGGAGACAACAGGGAGGCCAGAATGCTAGAAAGTATACACTGATTCAGCTGCTTACTTTTCTTTGCAATCCTACTTTGCCACAGTTTACAATAAACTTCAGTACCTAGCAGAAAACTAGACCTAAAGTAGGATTTAGAAATCTAAGAGGATTCATAGAGGCAGAGTACTACTgctaaaaggaacaaaaacaagcTCGTCACTTTAGCTTCCTCCCAAACAAAGCATGACCCCTCTGTCACCACCCAAAGGAAGGACTGCATGCCATCATTAAAATGAAACACACTTATAAAATCATAGATTTGTAtctttgccatttatttttaaaatattattcaaaatattaaataatacaatttcaGATATGAAAAATTACTGCAATAAAACAGTTCAGGTGTATTTCCACTGTGCTCCCCCTCCTATCAGGACAGTAAATTGTCCACCTGAAAGAAATGGTGGATTGCCCTACTTCTTCCATCTTTACACAAAGCACATGCCCACTGGCTCACCCGGACTTTCTGAATAGGTGTTTAACATATATTAAGGGTTATGTTTTCTAAAAAGTTGCAGTGACATTTATAAGTCAACCATGGTTCAAATCACATATTTACATACTGATCAACTCTTTATTATATAAAGACAGGCTAAAATGAAATACGTAAATAATTTCCAGTTGCTGTGaaaaaccaaacagaagaaaataaaacaagtacaGGGGGAGAAAAAGTCAGTGTACACATATATCCTTTATGTATATAAACAACTTCATTCaggtataattttaatttgaaaggcCTAGATACAGTATTATTTAAGTGATAATGGCCCCTACGATTTATTCAAACTTACTATAAAgtaataaacaaaatgaacaaatctgATATAATTTTAAACTCTGCTCCTTACTTGAAAGCTTGGAGGAACCTGTGCTACAATCAATTGCTAACTAAAAGCAATTGTATGTGtatttaacattttgccacaatTTCTACCTCTAAATTTAATTCAGTAATTCAAGACAAAATATGGTATCTCTATAATATTTTATCTATGTCCACTGCAAACTGCAGAGTCTCTCTATTGCCAGAATTTCTAGAGACATTAATGTGTTGCCTAAAATTGTGGTCAGATTGAGCAATATCATTAtcttaaattatgtttaaattatCCAAAAATAACCAAAGCCATTTTCCCGGAAGAAAAAATGTTACATATATGCCAAGCACTATTACACACATCCTTGTAGATTATAGTTTGGGAGCACAAAATATGTGCTTAAAAAATAGTACTTGGATGGCAGAAAGAGAATCTGAGCCAGCAGTACCAGATATGTTAGGATTTAGTTAAAGGCTGGGATCTTTTAAAACTAGTATTACTAATACTTCCAGAAGAAGTACAAtaaagaaatctaaaacaaaacagataatgCTTAGCTCCACATTCTGGACACCTGATTAAATTCACCTCTAAAAGTGtagataaaaaattatatactccTTGTTTGTGACATTTCATTTCCAAAGCACCAAGGCAAAATAAAGAGAGACCCATCTCTCATTTAAGTACCAACTGCCTATGGCAAACATCTGCacaatattatataaaaaagtcaagcaaataaaattacataataagCAAACTCAAAtcacagtgctttaaaaaatataatcattggTAATCTTCAGAGAAGGCATTGCCTCATTAACATTCTGGTCTAGACGGTGATATTCCACTGTTTTGGAACAAAGACCATCACGCCATTTCCTGCTTTGAACCAGaaggaaaatctggaaaaaaaaaaaataaatcagatatgCAAAAAAGAAAGTAGAGCATATGCTAAAAGTATAACAAGTGCACTATCTCTCTCCTAGGTTgccaaatttaaaaagtaaaaaaacaacaacaaaggggCTTTATTTTCCATCTTGTAAACAAAGTTAAACAGTGCTGCTCAAATCTTAATGTACAGAGTACTGGCTGAAGACTGATTCTGGGTTCTATCTGCAGAGATGCATTAACAGATCACAGTGGAGCCCAGGAGCCTGCCTATTTAACAAGTCCCTTAGGTATTTAGAACAGAGATGGCCCAACATTTCAACACAGGGATAGAATATCACTggtattcaaaataaatatgtaataattttaCAACCAGGGgcaaaaaagttattaaaatactATTAAGTTCAGTGCTTAATTAAAAGTATTAAATTAACAATCTTTCTCCATAAATATTCCCACTGAAGTAGCAATGCTACCTTAAGACATAATACCTGTTTTTCAAAAACCACTAGGCTTTAGCTTTGCTCATTAAAAAAcaatctgacttctttttttagaAGCACACAAGGTAAAGCCTTTTGTCtgtaatttgttaaaatataccACAGGTTTATAAACTGATCAGACATCTTGATATTTTACCATCAATTTAaacttgattaaaaaagaaaaaattctgaatcATCAAAAATATTAGTAAGAAATATGACTGAGATAATAAAGGGTAATCAAAGGGTCTGAAAACCCCAAACATACCTTCCTTTTGTTGTGATATGTAATGTAAACAACAGcaatacaaaaagcaaaaataataagatgaaaaaagaaatggctatCTTCCTCTTCAATATTTGAGGATGGTGTCTTAAAAGATCTCACTGACTGTTCAATTTCCATATAgttcctgttttcttccagggCCTCACTGGACTCATCATCCCTGGGGCTGGTGGTCCAGTCATAGTCCGGTTCTCCATAGTCTCCATTGTCCAGAGTGTCTTTGGCAGTGGACGGAGAACTATTGAGCGTGAGAAGATCCTCCTCCTCTATGCTGGGATCTTCATTGTTATCTGTTTCCTCTTGAGACAGAGAAGTAGTAGGTGAGGGATGAGGGGCTACAGATGCCCCTCCACCTTTCTCTGTACTAGCTGTGGATTGGAGAGTGGTGCTGGTTTGGAAGACAGaaagtttggtttggttttcatgTGTTAAAGCACTCATATTTGGAGCAGAAACATCTGGCTGGAGTACAGTGTGGCTCGGCAAATCAGTTTGTGGTAGAGCTAAAACAGTGAATAAAGAGCATTAAACTGAAATCTCCAACTTTATCTCCGCCAAGCTAGAAGCATATTTACCTAAATTTTTCACTAAGCATTTCTTTTTGccaaatttctctttcccttgagAATTTGTTAGTAAGTCTCAATAGCCAGCAATCAGTTACATTTCTTCTTATACAATCATTCACCAGGTAATAACTCTTTAGCCAGAAAGTAACAAGTTAAGCACCATAAAAGACCGACTACATTACACAGCCtgtcatcaaaagaaaaaggaaagaatggagaggGGTAACTTTAGGTCACAATGGTGAAATTCACACAAAGCTCTTATCCATCCACTCTGTTTTCATTTCACAAAGGGGCTGGACTTCAAAAACCTTTGTCCAGACTGCACCCCATCTCCAGAACAGAAAGACTGGTGGCTGATCCTAGCTCAAGTAGATCACAAACTAGATACAGAATGTGAACCTAacgggtacctggatggctcaatcaattaggcgtctgccttcagttgaGGTCacgatccctgggtcctggggtagagctctgcgtctgtttctccctcttcctctgccacttgccctgcttgtgctttctctctctctctctcaaataaataaataaaatcttttaaaaaatgtgaaccTAAATGTTTTCAATACAACAAATTTAAGAGAAGCTATAAGCAAGCTGTAGTCAGCATTTCTAAGTGATACTAGAACTGAAAGACCTCCTCtcccaattctttctttcttctttctttctttctttctttctttctttctttctttctctttcctttttttttttaagctattcttagggagaagaaagcagaaactcctaaaggggaagaaatggaaattgGGTTGGAAACTTGACAACTAAGTGTGAACTAGACTATTTTAAAGATTGAGAAAGGCAATCCAGTAAGAGAATGACACCAAATACATACAAGCTTTTACTTCACTATGCTCCTACCCACTCAGTGTGGTTTACTAAAGTAGTTTAAATTATTTACAGAAGTAACTCTATACACCAAAAGTTCAGAAGAATCTCTGCTGAAATTTAACAGGGTTTCTAATATACGATCTAATGTAGTATCTATTGAAAAGCTTCAAAAATATCCATtttacttgcaaaaaaaaaaggaattgtctggggcgcttgggtggtgtagctgattaagcgtctgacacttggttttagctcaagtcctgatctcaggattgtgagattcagccctgtgtggggctccacactcagcacagagtctgctgaagactctctctccctctccctctgcccctccccaatgtgcacgtgctttctctctctaaaactatataaacctttttttaaaaaagaggaactgggggaatctgggtggctcagtccttaagtgtctgcctccggctcaggtcatggtcccagcgagctgggatcaagtcccgcatccggctccctgcttagcgggaagcctgcttcttcctctcccactccccctgcttgtgttccctctctttttttttttttttaagattttatttatttatttggcagagagacagccagtgagagagggaacacaagcagggggagtgggagaggaagaagcaggctcccagtggaggagcctgatgtggggctcgatcccagaatgccgggatcacaccctgagccgaaggcagacacttaacgactgcgctacccaggcgcccctagtgttccctctctcactgcctctctctctgtcaaataaataaataaaatctttaaaaaacaaaaaataaagaaataagaggaACTGTACATGAGatctaaaaatacaaagatactattttaaagtctatcaaattaaagtaaaatattttataggggTAAGATTAAACCAAATCATTCCCTGGCTTCACAAACATGTGCATGCATGTAAATTAACAACCTAACAGACCACTCTTTGTTCAAACATGTAATACTTGAATACATGAATACACTCTGGTTTGTGTATCATAGTTGACACCTATTTTGTATAGAAAAAATAGGTAGTTTCAGTTGGACTGAATGGAAtctcttagaaaaaataatttaatcaggctcctccgctatgagcctgcttcttcctctcccactccccctgcttgtgttccctctctcgctggctgtctctatctctgtcaaataaataaaatcttaaaaaaaaaaaaaaaaaaaaagaatttagtaagttggtaaaaaaaaaaattagtaaattagtAAAGTCTTACAGTCTTTTCAACAGTTGGTTCCTTGAAACTTTccactggaagaaaagaaagaaacagggccTATAATTGAGTACAGTATTCAGCAAACTATTAACAGgaatttcttaaaagaatttttatatttgcatttacaaATTACTATTTCTCTAGTATATTTAACTTTCCTGCCAAAGTTAGGGAAGAtatgatttaaaatataattttaaaactgggAGCCAACTAACcaaccttgatttttttaaaaaattgtttttctatacTTGACTTTTGGAATAATCACGTATAGCACACACTtaggcagcacatatactaaaatagaACAATCATGTATCTTTAAAGGACACAAGCTGATAGGAGTGTGAATGACTGTAATtatccccacctcccacccctctccaagTCCAGAAACCCATCCATCTGGAATTCAGTCAGATATCAGAAAATCCCTTCTTTTATCCTTTACTTTTTTGTTATAACTGAAAACTAGCTCTCCCTTAAAGATTCACTTTCCCTGAAGCccttttaattaatatttgtttttagacCCACATCCTTGCACCACTGGGTTTGTAAGAGGGGAAACTAttctggggtggagggtgggacaGAGGGGCCCTTCCAGGCCATTCTCCCAGTCCCTTCCCTAAATGCACGAGCCTTGATTCTCCTATCATCAGCTATCACCCACTAACCTTTGTCCACCAACTCCCAGTCACTGTTCCTATTCTCAATAATTTTAGCTCCTGGCTCTAGAGTTCATTCTACCCAAGTGCTCCTATCTTGAGCTCTCTTCTGATGAGCCAGACCTCCCCTTTACCTTAACCTGTCAAATCATGGTCACTATCATCACAACTCTTCCATAATCTCAGTTGCATGCATCCTAATTGCTGACATGACCACCTATCCTAATTCATTCCCTGGCATTCTGAATCCAACAGGACCTACAATTCTCTGATCCTACCATCTTTTCAGTCCCTCATGACCACTATCGCATCCTTGCCCAACACCCTTGTCCTTTCCTTTACCCAGATTCAATTTTGTAGTCAGCCATGAACCTTCCCTTACGTACACCTCCAATCCCCTTCCCCCTTGCTGACTCTATCCCATTCACTTGGCAAGGCTACATCCCAAGTTAAACTCTATTACTCCCCATCAGCACCAAGCAGCTGAACATGGCTGGAAATACACAACCATGTCAccggttttatttcattttttttttttaaagattttatttatttatgtgacagagagacagccagcgagagagggaacacagcagggggagtgggagaggaagaagcaggctcccagcggaggagcctgatgtgggactcgatcccggatcgccaggatcacgccctgagccgaaggcagacgctttaacgactgcgctacccaggcgccccggttttatttcattttaaattcaatgCCAAAAATTCAGGTGTACAAGTAATGTTGTTGGCaattatactgtatttttctAGTCCATTTACCCTCCTACTCCCTTAGGAGGCCATTCATATGCTCCTTTGTTCTCAAACTACCTAACACCTTCTCTGTTGTCCTTATTTTCAATGGATGGCATCACTTCCTAACTTTTCTGAGAAAAAAGCCATGAGAACTTACATGAACCACCAGAACTCCAGACTCATAAATCCAACTGCTACTTGACACCTCCTCTTGGATATCTGACATTCGAATTAACACATTCAAAATGAATTCTTACTTAGGCTTCCAGGAAGATGGGAGTAGACAAACTTTTCCCTATTCCTCCACTGAAAACTACTAAcccaatatattatatataaaataacataagactctgaaaggtggagagaatAAGGCAGAATGGTTAGAGACCTCAAGACCTGAAGAACAAGCTAGTGGTGACttccctggattttcttttttacctcaTGTATTCTAGACTTGTAGCTGAAGAAGCCAACAACATGGAAACATTAAGGAGTATGTACAAAAACATGTCCTCCCCTGTcccactgcaaaaaaaaaaaaaaaaaaaaaaaaaaaaaaaaagcctgttctCTCTAACCAAAAAATTAGGAGAGAGGCAGCCtaccaagaaagaaaactattttagaCAATGAATC
This Ursus arctos isolate Adak ecotype North America unplaced genomic scaffold, UrsArc2.0 scaffold_5, whole genome shotgun sequence DNA region includes the following protein-coding sequences:
- the CUNH5orf15 gene encoding keratinocyte-associated transmembrane protein 2 isoform X1; protein product: MAAAAVRRMRGTVHAKLRPSPGLQVSGVLALLLASAIMSSALPQTDLPSHTVLQPDVSAPNMSALTHENQTKLSVFQTSTTLQSTASTEKGGGASVAPHPSPTTSLSQEETDNNEDPSIEEEDLLTLNSSPSTAKDTLDNGDYGEPDYDWTTSPRDDESSEALEENRNYMEIEQSVRSFKTPSSNIEEEDSHFFFHLIIFAFCIAVVYITYHNKRKIFLLVQSRKWRDGLCSKTVEYHRLDQNVNEAMPSLKITNDYIF